Below is a genomic region from Solidesulfovibrio fructosivorans JJ].
TCAAGGAAGAAAAGCTCGTGGCCGCGGCGGAGCTCAAAAAGCGCCTGGAACTCATGGAAATCCGCTTCAAGGAAGAATGCCGCCGGGCGCGCATGGAAGAAGAGCGGCAAACCGAACACTTCGCCGAATTCCTGGAAAGCATCGACGAGATGAAGGCCAACATGCTGGAATACTATGGCAGCATGCCCAAGCCCATCGCGCTCATGATCCACCACCACGCGGCGGAACTGCTCAAACAGGCCTGGCACAGTCCCGATGCCCAGGAACGCTTGCACATGCAGACGCGCTTCACCAACCTCATGCTCACCATCACCGAAGACCTGACGGAACTCTCGGCCGCCGGCGGCCAAAAAGCCCTGCCGGAAAAAACCATCGCCTTCATTCAGAACAACGAAAAAGACTAAAGAAGATAGGAAGTGCGAGAGGGGAAACCCTTTAAAAAGGGCAGTAGCCCCTCTCGCGCGCTCCCTTTCCTAAATTTTTTAACTTTTACGAGTTATTGGCGGACAACATCCCGTCACCGTGAAAAGTCTTGGGAAGGGGGTCTGGGGGGAACCTTTTGAAAGACAAGGTTCCCCCCAGCCTCATTACGACGCCCTGCGTCGGGCTTCCCGGGCCGCCGTCAGGCAGGAGACGCCTTCGCCCCGGCGCAGGGGCACGAAGCAGGCGTTGTCGCTGACGCAGGCCGAGGGCGCGGCATCGCCGGATTCCCAGCGCGCGACGAGTCCCGGTTCGCGAATCAGCGGCCGGGACAGGGCGACCATGTCGGCCGTGCCCGAGGCGACAATCCCATTGGCGGTTTCCAGGCTGCGTATGCCGCCGACCAAAATGAGCGGTATGCCGAGCCCCTTTGTTTTGATCGCGGCCGCCTGTTCCCGGTAATAGGCCTCGCCGTCGGGAATGGCGATCTTTCCGGGCCGCACGGGCGACAGTTTGCCCGAATCCAGCGTGCCGCCGGAAAGCTCCACCGCGTCAGCGCCGGCCAGCGCGAGCCAGGAAACGACTTGCCGGCCTTCCTCGGCCGTCATGCCGCCCTCGATGAAATCCTCGCAGTTGATCTTGGCCAGCACCGGGTAATCGTTGCCGATCCGGCCCCGGATGGCGCCTATGGTCTCGAGCAGCAGCCTGGCCCGGTTGGCCAGCGCGCCGCCGTAGGCTCCCGAGCGGCGGTTGGTGCGCGGCGAAAGAAACTGGCTTATGCCGTAGCCGTGGGCGGCGTGAATCTGCACGCCGTCGGCCCCGGCGTCGCGGCACAGGGCGGCGGCCGCGCCGAAGGCGGCCTCGAACCGGGCCAGGTCCTCGGCGCTCATGGCCGAGCACGGCGGCGCGTCCGGGTCCTCGGGCTGCGAAGGCCCGACCACCGGCTCGCCGGACAGGGCCGGATCGGCCCGGCACCCGGCATGGGCGAGCTGGACCACAAACCGGCCGCCGTGGGCGTGCACGGCCCTGGCGAGCCTGGCCACCCCCGCCTCCATCTCCGACGTGTGGACGCCAAGCTGGCCCATGCCGGCCTGCCCCCGTTTCTCCACATAGGCATGGCCCGAAATGATCAGCCCCACCCCGCCGACGGCCAGGGCGGCCAGCGCCGCCTCGAGCCGGTCCGTGACCGTGCCGTCGGGGGCGGCCAGGCCCTCGGCCGTGGCCGAGCGCACAAAGCGGTTCTTGATCCGCATGCCGTTGATCACGATGGGATCGAAGACGTTCATGGCCTTACGCCGCCTCGAATCGGTCGATAAACCGTTCCAGATCGTTGAGGTCGCCGTCCTGGTACTCTTCGGGATACAGCAACGCGCCCATGAAAAAAATGCTCTCGAGCGACAGGGCCATGCCGGCCCGTCGGGCGAAATCCTCGAGCCCGGCGGTAAAGGCGGTCACACCGTCGGTATCGGCGTCGGCCAGGACATCGGCCGCCTCCTCGGACAAGGCCTCGAGGGTCAAGCATTTGTCGGTCAGATACTTCCGGTGACCGGCGGTGTCCCCCGCCTCGTGCAGGGCGCTGGCCGCCTCGGCTTCCAGGCGGCGGATATCGCCGGCCGCCTGCCGGGCCATGTCCAGGGCCGCCTGGGGAACCTTGGGTTTTCCCATCTCTCCTCCCGTATTGCGACAGAGATTATCACGCCTATCGATGCCGTGCATAACAAAACAGTTTTGACAGGCCAAGCGGCCCGCCCGTCGCCCCTTGACGCCCAGCGTGGCCGGACGCTAGGTATTTTTCAAGGAAAAAAGTCGGTTATGCAACAAACTGATTTCCCAGCCAATTTCCTCCCGCGGCTCGCCCCGGCCAGGCAGCGCCCCCCGCTTCCGCCCGGTCCGGAACTGTCCGGCCCGGCCCGGTTGTGCTTCGACCGGGGGGACTACGAACTGCTGGGACTTGTGGCCGACGTCTGGTCCCGGCGGGATTCACCGGGACTGCGGGGACTGCTCGCCTCGTACCTGCACCCCCACGGCATCAAGGAAATGGCCGCCCCGCGCGCCATGCGCCTGGCCTATGCCATCATCCGCCTGATCGGCTCGCTGGACGCCGGCCTGGCCGACGTCAGGTTGCGGGCGCTACGCTGTCTGCGTGACGAGGCCACGGCCATCGCCGGCACGGGCCTGGAGAAAAATACGGCCCGGGTGCTGCTGGAAATCATGAAGCGGCTCGTGCGGGCGGGCGACGACCGCAGGCGGCAGCTTGAGCTGGCCCACGACTTTCGCGCCGCCGTGCCGGGCAATCCCCGGGTGGTGCGCCGCCTGCTCGCCGAGCACCACCTGCTCGAAATGCCCGAGGAGTGGAACCAGGTTGCCTTCGACGACCACGTCCACGACGCCGCGACCAAGGGTCGCAAATCCCCCACCCACCTGATCCTCGACGCCTGGATCAAGGGCATCCGCCGGCTCACCGTGATCCATTACCATCACGTGCATCCGGACACCGCCGCCGAACTGCTGGCCGCCGCAGACATCATGGAGATGGAGGTGGCCATCGGCATTGAGCTTTTGGCCCGCCACGACGGCAGGCCGGTCAAGTTCCTGTGGACGCCGGAGGCCCTGTCCCGGCCCGAGGAAAGCGCGGCCTTCCTGCGCGATCCGGCCATCGAGGACTTCATGCGCCAGGGACGGGAAATCTCCGAGCGTTTCAAGCGCCACGCCCTGGCCCTGCTCGACGCCTTCAACGCGCGCCACCGGCCGGCCATAAACGCCCGTTTCGGGCTCGACCTGCCCCCGCTATCCCCGGACGATTTTCTCGAGAGCGTGGGGCACGGCCAACCAAGCCCCCTGCACCTGGCCCGCTTCGTCCACGAGCGGCTGGAGCCGCTTCTGGCCGCGCGGGGCAAGGACGTGCAGGCACGGACGCCCTCGGACGAGGCCGCGCTCAAGGACTACCTGGCCAGCCTGGAGGCGCTGGATGTGGAAGCGCTTCTTGACGGCTGGCTCTCGCCCGAGGCCAACCCCGGGCTCACGGCGCCCGAGGAGGCCGCGCCCGGCGAAACCCTGCCCAAGCGCATGCGGCTTTCGCCGGGGGAGCTTTGCCGGGCGCTCGCCGAACTGTGCGGCACGCACCGCCTGACCCTGGTGGCGGCGGGCATGGATGTCGCCGACGTGCTGCGCCTGCTGTTCGCCTGCCGGGGCGCGATCACGCACATCGAGATCTTCAACCTGCGGGTTTTCGAAACGCAAAAACGCGACGCGGCCGACACCCTGGAGCTGCTGGCCATCCTCAACGTCGGCGACGCCGTGGGACTCAAGGAGCGCATCACCCGGACGGCCGAGAAGGCCGAAGCGACCGGCGACGCGGCAACGGCCGCGCGGCTGCGGGAGTTGCGCCCGGAGGTGGGGGAGATGACGGCCGCCTACCGCCTCTCCCCCCTTGGCGTGCGCATGGGTTCGGATTCCTCGGGCCATTCCACCCGCTGCCACGGCATGGGGCTGGCCGTGGCCGACACCCTGCCCCACCGCACCCGGGCCCATCTGGCCGCCCGGGCCAAAAAACCGGGCCAAAGCCTGCGCCGGGTCATTCCCGTGGGCCTGGCCGTGTCGCCGCGCCTTTGCGCCCTGCCCGACGACTGCCCGCCGGGACCGCTCACCAGGACGCTTCGCCGCCTTGGCGAATGGCCGCTGCTGCGCCTTGGCGGCTACCGCTGGCGGCTGTCCTGGACCACCGGGCGGGCATTCCGGGCAACCGGGAAGACGGCCAATATCCATACCCTGGGCGGCACCCAGCCAAGCGCCGCCGAACGTTTTCTGGAAGCGGCCGCCGATGCCAAGCCCATGCGCTTTCGGGCGCGCTACGCCAACGGCTCACTCAAAAACGCCGCGAAGATCGGCATCGGCTTCGCCGTGGCCGCCGCCTCCTTCGCCAGCACCCATTCGTGGTGGGTGCTGGCCTATGGCGGACCGTTCATCTGGTTCGGCATCACGGGCCTGCGCAACCTGATCCAGACGGCTTTCGGCTGCGGCGGGCTGCGGCGCAGCCAGCTTTTGCGCTGGGAGGACTACGTCAGCATCGACCGGATCGCGGACTCGCTTTTTTTCACCGGCTTTTCCGTGCCGCTGCTCGACGTCCTGGTGCGCTCGGCGCTCCTCGGCCACGGGCTCGGCATCACCACCGCCACCAACCCGACCGCGCTTTTCACCATCATGGCCCTGGCCAACGGACTTTACCTGGCCAGCCATAATCTTTTCCGGGGGCTTCCCCGGGCGGCGGCGCTTGGCAAC
It encodes:
- a CDS encoding NADH:flavin oxidoreductase, which gives rise to MNVFDPIVINGMRIKNRFVRSATAEGLAAPDGTVTDRLEAALAALAVGGVGLIISGHAYVEKRGQAGMGQLGVHTSEMEAGVARLARAVHAHGGRFVVQLAHAGCRADPALSGEPVVGPSQPEDPDAPPCSAMSAEDLARFEAAFGAAAALCRDAGADGVQIHAAHGYGISQFLSPRTNRRSGAYGGALANRARLLLETIGAIRGRIGNDYPVLAKINCEDFIEGGMTAEEGRQVVSWLALAGADAVELSGGTLDSGKLSPVRPGKIAIPDGEAYYREQAAAIKTKGLGIPLILVGGIRSLETANGIVASGTADMVALSRPLIREPGLVARWESGDAAPSACVSDNACFVPLRRGEGVSCLTAAREARRRAS